In Neodiprion pinetum isolate iyNeoPine1 chromosome 6, iyNeoPine1.2, whole genome shotgun sequence, one genomic interval encodes:
- the LOC124222197 gene encoding apoptosis-stimulating of p53 protein 1 isoform X4, which produces MRKNLPVGGSGAVLVLSELENMAARQQREIAQQKRLLEQRETRLAVLRGAQVTTTSFNIMHRIGEPAQQDRLARLRHRLDQQQSKLNRLRLLRSQTDQSRANNATLTSDLDCIRALFNEKEKELSLAVAKVEELTRQLEELRGRHNNGTEHLPTPASAELEKLRRELMYRNKMNEQQNQVVSQQRLALVQRQAEMAAIDARIAQLQGRLQRKRALNQRLSQQLGSNQRVSVNHSNFADSKLEFISNKTRPAGNIAAIEPYSHIPNDDFSLNKNDPKYQTLPYNTKFAVNFKIDDDVNKNKIQHSASASQIGQRSFQQYGHQIAHSQSQSHVQGQSQPLKSPTILNFVHPTNNNIAKNNLSVANASVTNTASTTIVTPTSHTAATIAVAFGTNTNESTKGTTSTTMSTPTITTTSTTTTNSNNNDTSSNSNCGNHSNSSIGNLTTTNNNNSSNINNNNNNNHNSNKNDNNNSNSNSNGNNNNNTVYSFGDQQNLRIHNQKQHGDGNSCSGTNIVSNVAQSLSHNQNYRSMTFHQKPVSSVAPSFPVKSPIYQTSSTKIHPVMPQTLSLIGHGQLPATQGYNSNGQEHNYFANQRQNFAAINQAHISQGSGISDNIYNNQSQSSSNLLTNGTSLTQCSANLQANYSGNPFAQSQNQTQIHCQQNQQLSPNTNSSNDAQNDNVIKADSVTKIDQNIVKYDNLQSQFDERRESIKPYEQPARHDQTHGKYDHMQIKYEQQQLKFDHSAKYNENNQLLAKYEHVQSLQQFKQEQSHSIFDNAAGHMLLQNSKFDHHTAKYDHPTKFELSGNKLPDKSYEYERLKYDSDRRLTRGDDKIKPALPPKPNKPNPPPRLIHHEKVEVSSDIADGKALVVVGARVETDEDIPPIPTSEPPESPTDVQSHQIIKARPLALKKASLADQPKLRYSKSNVHVSINRRIEMPPAFLFPETEIPADLMQSDQIELPENSGIKRRPESAEKVDQLEQPNNERPTEECDIVDALNVLNADERQPLQGSGEKLASKGTGNNNNDMVDRGRTDSDQHQDCSKADVIRRKKGNLKSTTGKANVSRRVSFDPLALLLDASLEGELELVKKTAKEVANPSSANDEGITALHNAICAGHLEIVKFLVEFGCDVNAQDSDGWTPLHCAASCNNLSMVRFLVEHGACIFATTLSDHETAAEKCEEDEEGFDGCSEYLYSVQEKLGIMNNGQVYAVFDYDAQHSDELSLKNGDSLVVVRKGDDNEREWWWSKLAHREGYVPRNLLGLYARVQPAKMD; this is translated from the exons ATGAGGAAAAAC TTACCAGTGGGAGGTAGCGGGGCTGTGCTGGTGCTTAGCGAACTGGAGAATATGGCGGCCAGGCAACAGAGGGAGATCGCCCAGCAGAAGCGACTCTTGGAGCAGAGGGAAACTCGCCTAGCCGTGCTCCGGGGCGCACAGGTTACAACCACGTCCTTCAATATTATGCACAGAATTGGG GAGCCAGCACAGCAGGACAGACTGGCAAGGTTGAGGCATCGTCTAGATCAACAACAGAGCAAGCTCAATCGCCTCAGGCTTCTGAGATCGCAGACTGATCAGTCAAGAGCGAACAATGCCACGCTCA CGTCCGACCTCGACTGCATCAGAGCGCTTTTcaatgagaaggaaaaagaactGTCGTTAGCGGTAGCCAAAGTGGAAGAGTTGACCCGGCAACTGGAGGAATTGAGGGGTCGACACAACAATGGGACCGAACATCTACCAACTCCCGCGAGCGCGGAACTTGAAAAACTGCGTAGAGAACTCATG TACCGTAACAAAATGAACGAACAGCAAAACCAAGTTGTGTCCCAGCAAAGGTTGGCTTTGGTTCAACGCCAGGCGGAAATGGCAGCCATAGATGCAAGGATAGCACAACTCCAGGGCCGGCTCCAGCGTAAAAGAGCACTGAACCAACGATTGAGTCAACAATTAGGATCAAATCAACGCGTCAGTGTGAATCACTCAAACTTTGCCGATTCAAAACTTGAGTTTATTAGCAACAAAACGAGGCCGGCAGGTAACATCGCTGCCATAGAGCCATACTCGCACATAcctaatgatgatttttcattgaacAAGAATGATCCGAAGTACCAAACATTGCCGTATAATACAAAGTTTGCCGTCAACTTCAAAATTGACGATGACgttaataaaaacaaaatacaacaCAGCGCGAGCGCATCGCAGATAGGCCAAAGGTCGTTTCAGCAATACGGACATCAGATTGCCCACAGTCAATCGCAATCCCACGTCCAAGGCCAATCCCAGCCGCTGAAGTCACCGACGATCCTCAACTTTGTGCATCCAACGAACAATAACATAGCCAAAAACAACTTGAGCGTCGCCAACGCGAGCGTTACCAACACCGCATCAACCACTATCGTCACTCCTACCTCTCATACTGCTGCAACTATCGCGGTCGCGTTTGGCACTAACACTAACGAAAGTACGAAAGGTACTACCTCCACCACCATGAGCACCCCCACTATTACCACCACCAGCACCACCACTACCAACAGCAACAATAACGACACAAGCAGCAACAGTAACTGCGGTAATCATAGCAATAGCAGCATCGGCAACCTTACTAccacaaataataataacagcagcaacatcaacaacaataacaacaataaccaCAACAGCAACAAAAACGACAATAACAACAGTAACAGCAACAGCAAtggcaacaacaacaacaacaccgTCTACAGTTTTGGTGATCAACAAAACTTGAGGATTCATAATCAAAAACAACACGGTGATGGCAACTCCTGCTCCGGTACAAATATTGTCAGCAATGTCGCACAATCTCTTTCGCACAATCAGAACTACAGATCTATGACGTTTCATCAGAAGCCCGTATCTAGCGTGGCACCCAGTTTTCCGGTAAAATCGCCTATTTATCAGACATCTTCGACAAAGATTCATCCCGTAATGCCACAGACATTGAGCTTGATAGGCCACGGACAATTACCAGCCACGCAAGGTTACAACTCAAATGGCCAAGAGCACAACTATTTCGCGAACCAAAGACAAAACTTCGCAGCCATCAATCAAGCGCATATATCTCAAGGTAGTGGAATCAGCGataacatatataataatcaatCACAAAGTTCATCGAATCTTTTGACGAACGGAACAAGTCTTACACAATGCTCGGCGAATTTACAAGCCAACTACTCCGGCAATCCCTTCGCTCAAAGTCAGAATCAAACTCAAATTCACTGTCAGCAGAACCAGCAATTATCGCCAAACACGAATTCTAGTAATGATGCGCAAAACGACAACGTGATCAAGGCAGATTCCGTAACGAAGATTGACCAAAATATAGTCAAGTACGATAATTTACAATCCCAGTTTGACGAGCGGCGAGAATCGATAAAACCTTACGAACAACCGGCAAGGCATGATCAAACCCATGGTAAATACGACCATatgcaaataaaatatgagcagcaacaattaaaatttgatCACTCCGCAAAGTATAATGAAAACAATCAACTCTTGGCCAAGTATGAACATGTACAATCATTGCAACAATTCAAACAGGAACAAAGTCATTCAATATTTGATAACGCAGCTGGACATATGTTGCTTCAGAACTCAAAGTTCGACCACCACACGGCAAAGTATGACCACCCTACCAAATTCGAACTTTCCGGAAATAAATTACCGGATAAATCATACGAGTACGAACGACTGAAGTATGACTCTGACCGGAGGCTCACAAGGGGGGATGATAAGATCAAGCCTGCTCTACCACCGAAACCTAACAAACCCAACCCTCCGCCCAGATTGATTCACCACGAGAAAGTCGAAGTCAGTTCCGATATCGCCGATGGAAAGGCCTTGGTTGTCGTTGGGGCGAG GGTGGAAACGGACGAAGACATTCCTCCAATCCCAACCTCGGAACCCCCGGAATCACCTACGGACGTCCAGAGTCATCAAATAATCAAGGCGCGACCGTTGGCGCTGAAGAAGGCTTCCCTCGCCGACCAACCCAAGCTCAGATACTCAAAGTCAAATGTCCACGTATCTATAAACAGACGTATTGAGATGCCCCCCGCATTCCTTTTTCCTGAAACGGAAATACCTGCGGATCTCATGCAAAGTGATCAGATTGAATTGCCGGAAAACAGTGGGATTAAACGAAGACCCGAGTCCGCGGAAAAAGTGGATCAATTAGAACAGCCGAACAATGAGCGACCGACGGAGGAATGTGACATCGTCGATGCGTTGAACGTCCTGAATGCCGACGAGAGACAACCGTTGCAAGGCAGTGGCGAGAAACTCGCGTCCAAGGGTACCggtaacaacaacaacgacatgGTCGATCGCGGCAGGACGGACAGTGACCAACATCAAGACTGCTCCAAAGCTGACGTGATAAGGAGGAAAAAGGGTAATCTCAAATCTACGACGGGAAAAGCTAACGTCTCACGCAGGGTATCGTTTGATCCTCTTGCCTTGTTATTGGATGCCAGTCTCGAGGGTGAATTGGAATTAGTGAAGAAGACAGCGAAGGAGGTCGCAAACCCGAGCTCCGCAAATGACGAGGGTATAACCGCTCTCCACAATGCAATATGCGCGGGACATTTGGAGATCGTCAAGTTTCTCGTAGAGTTCGGCTGCGACGTAAACGCGCAAGATAGCGATGGATG GACACCGCTGCATTGCGCAGCCAGCTGCAATAATCTGTCGATGGTAAGATTTCTGGTTGAGCACGGAGCATGCATATTTGCTACGACGCTCTCTGACCACGAGACCGCTGCCGAAAAGTGTGAGGAAGATGAAGAGGGTTTTGACGGCTGCTCTGAATATTTATACA GCGTGCAAGAGAAACTGGGCATAATGAACAACGGACAGGTGTATGCGGTATTCGATTATGATGCGCAGCACAGCGACGAGCTTTCCTTGAAAAATGGCGACTCCCTGGTTGTGGTCAGGAAAGGTGACGACAACGAGCGAGAATGGTGGTGGAGCAAGCTCGCGCACCGCGAGGGATACGTGCCACGAAATTTACTCGGG CTCTACGCACGAGTCCAACCGGCGAAGATGGACTAG
- the LOC124222197 gene encoding apoptosis-stimulating of p53 protein 1 isoform X2 — protein sequence MKEGSGNVTEVLPVGGSGAVLVLSELENMAARQQREIAQQKRLLEQRETRLAVLRGAQVTTTSFNIMHRIGEPAQQDRLARLRHRLDQQQSKLNRLRLLRSQTDQSRANNATLTSDLDCIRALFNEKEKELSLAVAKVEELTRQLEELRGRHNNGTEHLPTPASAELEKLRRELMYRNKMNEQQNQVVSQQRLALVQRQAEMAAIDARIAQLQGRLQRKRALNQRLSQQLGSNQRVSVNHSNFADSKLEFISNKTRPAGNIAAIEPYSHIPNDDFSLNKNDPKYQTLPYNTKFAVNFKIDDDVNKNKIQHSASASQIGQRSFQQYGHQIAHSQSQSHVQGQSQPLKSPTILNFVHPTNNNIAKNNLSVANASVTNTASTTIVTPTSHTAATIAVAFGTNTNESTKGTTSTTMSTPTITTTSTTTTNSNNNDTSSNSNCGNHSNSSIGNLTTTNNNNSSNINNNNNNNHNSNKNDNNNSNSNSNGNNNNNTVYSFGDQQNLRIHNQKQHGDGNSCSGTNIVSNVAQSLSHNQNYRSMTFHQKPVSSVAPSFPVKSPIYQTSSTKIHPVMPQTLSLIGHGQLPATQGYNSNGQEHNYFANQRQNFAAINQAHISQGSGISDNIYNNQSQSSSNLLTNGTSLTQCSANLQANYSGNPFAQSQNQTQIHCQQNQQLSPNTNSSNDAQNDNVIKADSVTKIDQNIVKYDNLQSQFDERRESIKPYEQPARHDQTHGKYDHMQIKYEQQQLKFDHSAKYNENNQLLAKYEHVQSLQQFKQEQSHSIFDNAAGHMLLQNSKFDHHTAKYDHPTKFELSGNKLPDKSYEYERLKYDSDRRLTRGDDKIKPALPPKPNKPNPPPRLIHHEKVEVSSDIADGKALVVVGARVETDEDIPPIPTSEPPESPTDVQSHQIIKARPLALKKASLADQPKLRYSKSNVHVSINRRIEMPPAFLFPETEIPADLMQSDQIELPENSGIKRRPESAEKVDQLEQPNNERPTEECDIVDALNVLNADERQPLQGSGEKLASKGTGNNNNDMVDRGRTDSDQHQDCSKADVIRRKKGNLKSTTGKANVSRRVSFDPLALLLDASLEGELELVKKTAKEVANPSSANDEGITALHNAICAGHLEIVKFLVEFGCDVNAQDSDGWTPLHCAASCNNLSMVRFLVEHGACIFATTLSDHETAAEKCEEDEEGFDGCSEYLYSVQEKLGIMNNGQVYAVFDYDAQHSDELSLKNGDSLVVVRKGDDNEREWWWSKLAHREGYVPRNLLGLYARVQPAKMD from the exons ATGAAGGAGGGTTCTGGCAACGTAACCGAGGTG TTACCAGTGGGAGGTAGCGGGGCTGTGCTGGTGCTTAGCGAACTGGAGAATATGGCGGCCAGGCAACAGAGGGAGATCGCCCAGCAGAAGCGACTCTTGGAGCAGAGGGAAACTCGCCTAGCCGTGCTCCGGGGCGCACAGGTTACAACCACGTCCTTCAATATTATGCACAGAATTGGG GAGCCAGCACAGCAGGACAGACTGGCAAGGTTGAGGCATCGTCTAGATCAACAACAGAGCAAGCTCAATCGCCTCAGGCTTCTGAGATCGCAGACTGATCAGTCAAGAGCGAACAATGCCACGCTCA CGTCCGACCTCGACTGCATCAGAGCGCTTTTcaatgagaaggaaaaagaactGTCGTTAGCGGTAGCCAAAGTGGAAGAGTTGACCCGGCAACTGGAGGAATTGAGGGGTCGACACAACAATGGGACCGAACATCTACCAACTCCCGCGAGCGCGGAACTTGAAAAACTGCGTAGAGAACTCATG TACCGTAACAAAATGAACGAACAGCAAAACCAAGTTGTGTCCCAGCAAAGGTTGGCTTTGGTTCAACGCCAGGCGGAAATGGCAGCCATAGATGCAAGGATAGCACAACTCCAGGGCCGGCTCCAGCGTAAAAGAGCACTGAACCAACGATTGAGTCAACAATTAGGATCAAATCAACGCGTCAGTGTGAATCACTCAAACTTTGCCGATTCAAAACTTGAGTTTATTAGCAACAAAACGAGGCCGGCAGGTAACATCGCTGCCATAGAGCCATACTCGCACATAcctaatgatgatttttcattgaacAAGAATGATCCGAAGTACCAAACATTGCCGTATAATACAAAGTTTGCCGTCAACTTCAAAATTGACGATGACgttaataaaaacaaaatacaacaCAGCGCGAGCGCATCGCAGATAGGCCAAAGGTCGTTTCAGCAATACGGACATCAGATTGCCCACAGTCAATCGCAATCCCACGTCCAAGGCCAATCCCAGCCGCTGAAGTCACCGACGATCCTCAACTTTGTGCATCCAACGAACAATAACATAGCCAAAAACAACTTGAGCGTCGCCAACGCGAGCGTTACCAACACCGCATCAACCACTATCGTCACTCCTACCTCTCATACTGCTGCAACTATCGCGGTCGCGTTTGGCACTAACACTAACGAAAGTACGAAAGGTACTACCTCCACCACCATGAGCACCCCCACTATTACCACCACCAGCACCACCACTACCAACAGCAACAATAACGACACAAGCAGCAACAGTAACTGCGGTAATCATAGCAATAGCAGCATCGGCAACCTTACTAccacaaataataataacagcagcaacatcaacaacaataacaacaataaccaCAACAGCAACAAAAACGACAATAACAACAGTAACAGCAACAGCAAtggcaacaacaacaacaacaccgTCTACAGTTTTGGTGATCAACAAAACTTGAGGATTCATAATCAAAAACAACACGGTGATGGCAACTCCTGCTCCGGTACAAATATTGTCAGCAATGTCGCACAATCTCTTTCGCACAATCAGAACTACAGATCTATGACGTTTCATCAGAAGCCCGTATCTAGCGTGGCACCCAGTTTTCCGGTAAAATCGCCTATTTATCAGACATCTTCGACAAAGATTCATCCCGTAATGCCACAGACATTGAGCTTGATAGGCCACGGACAATTACCAGCCACGCAAGGTTACAACTCAAATGGCCAAGAGCACAACTATTTCGCGAACCAAAGACAAAACTTCGCAGCCATCAATCAAGCGCATATATCTCAAGGTAGTGGAATCAGCGataacatatataataatcaatCACAAAGTTCATCGAATCTTTTGACGAACGGAACAAGTCTTACACAATGCTCGGCGAATTTACAAGCCAACTACTCCGGCAATCCCTTCGCTCAAAGTCAGAATCAAACTCAAATTCACTGTCAGCAGAACCAGCAATTATCGCCAAACACGAATTCTAGTAATGATGCGCAAAACGACAACGTGATCAAGGCAGATTCCGTAACGAAGATTGACCAAAATATAGTCAAGTACGATAATTTACAATCCCAGTTTGACGAGCGGCGAGAATCGATAAAACCTTACGAACAACCGGCAAGGCATGATCAAACCCATGGTAAATACGACCATatgcaaataaaatatgagcagcaacaattaaaatttgatCACTCCGCAAAGTATAATGAAAACAATCAACTCTTGGCCAAGTATGAACATGTACAATCATTGCAACAATTCAAACAGGAACAAAGTCATTCAATATTTGATAACGCAGCTGGACATATGTTGCTTCAGAACTCAAAGTTCGACCACCACACGGCAAAGTATGACCACCCTACCAAATTCGAACTTTCCGGAAATAAATTACCGGATAAATCATACGAGTACGAACGACTGAAGTATGACTCTGACCGGAGGCTCACAAGGGGGGATGATAAGATCAAGCCTGCTCTACCACCGAAACCTAACAAACCCAACCCTCCGCCCAGATTGATTCACCACGAGAAAGTCGAAGTCAGTTCCGATATCGCCGATGGAAAGGCCTTGGTTGTCGTTGGGGCGAG GGTGGAAACGGACGAAGACATTCCTCCAATCCCAACCTCGGAACCCCCGGAATCACCTACGGACGTCCAGAGTCATCAAATAATCAAGGCGCGACCGTTGGCGCTGAAGAAGGCTTCCCTCGCCGACCAACCCAAGCTCAGATACTCAAAGTCAAATGTCCACGTATCTATAAACAGACGTATTGAGATGCCCCCCGCATTCCTTTTTCCTGAAACGGAAATACCTGCGGATCTCATGCAAAGTGATCAGATTGAATTGCCGGAAAACAGTGGGATTAAACGAAGACCCGAGTCCGCGGAAAAAGTGGATCAATTAGAACAGCCGAACAATGAGCGACCGACGGAGGAATGTGACATCGTCGATGCGTTGAACGTCCTGAATGCCGACGAGAGACAACCGTTGCAAGGCAGTGGCGAGAAACTCGCGTCCAAGGGTACCggtaacaacaacaacgacatgGTCGATCGCGGCAGGACGGACAGTGACCAACATCAAGACTGCTCCAAAGCTGACGTGATAAGGAGGAAAAAGGGTAATCTCAAATCTACGACGGGAAAAGCTAACGTCTCACGCAGGGTATCGTTTGATCCTCTTGCCTTGTTATTGGATGCCAGTCTCGAGGGTGAATTGGAATTAGTGAAGAAGACAGCGAAGGAGGTCGCAAACCCGAGCTCCGCAAATGACGAGGGTATAACCGCTCTCCACAATGCAATATGCGCGGGACATTTGGAGATCGTCAAGTTTCTCGTAGAGTTCGGCTGCGACGTAAACGCGCAAGATAGCGATGGATG GACACCGCTGCATTGCGCAGCCAGCTGCAATAATCTGTCGATGGTAAGATTTCTGGTTGAGCACGGAGCATGCATATTTGCTACGACGCTCTCTGACCACGAGACCGCTGCCGAAAAGTGTGAGGAAGATGAAGAGGGTTTTGACGGCTGCTCTGAATATTTATACA GCGTGCAAGAGAAACTGGGCATAATGAACAACGGACAGGTGTATGCGGTATTCGATTATGATGCGCAGCACAGCGACGAGCTTTCCTTGAAAAATGGCGACTCCCTGGTTGTGGTCAGGAAAGGTGACGACAACGAGCGAGAATGGTGGTGGAGCAAGCTCGCGCACCGCGAGGGATACGTGCCACGAAATTTACTCGGG CTCTACGCACGAGTCCAACCGGCGAAGATGGACTAG